The Macaca fascicularis isolate 582-1 chromosome 14, T2T-MFA8v1.1 genome contains the following window.
caTCCATCATAGGGCATTTGATACCTAACAACCATGgaccttaagattttttcctatgTAGGCTCAGCTCTTAGATGCAATTACTATGGAGACGGGTATGATCACATGGGGTGGGAGCATTAACCGCACAACATTTATGAGGGATAATTAAAGCGTTAAATGCATATACTTTTGGACCTAGCAGTCCCAGTACTAGGAATTTATGCAAAAAGTGAGGTGCAAACAAGGTTATTCACCACAGCATGATGTAAGTAACTAAAGGTTAGAAGATATTTCAATGGGGGAATGGTGAACTAAACGACAAAACCCCGTAAAGGACGTCCACAGATCAGCGTAAAGACGGGCGGGTGTTGGAACGGAAGTAACTCCCAGACATGCCTCAAAGGAAACACCGCAAGGTGAGAAAGGGGGGCGAGGTGTAGACAACGAACACGCAAGAAGTGCTTGTCCTTGCCCAAAATACCTCGAAAAGAAGAAACCGGGAGCTGCTGCCCTCGGCTGCCTCCGGAATGCCCTGGGCACCGCGGGTCTGGGAGGCCTCTGCAAGGGGCGCGCCGAGTCCAAGGGCTCACCGCGGACCCCGCGGCTGCCTCTCGGTCCCGCACTGACATCGTCCCTGCCGCCAAGCACCAGCCGACAGCTCCAGGCCTGGAACGGCCCCACGTCTCCCCCGGCCTCGGCCCGTTCAGCTACCCGGCCCCACACCCGGACGGCTGCCACGGCGCGCCAACCCCAGAACGCCGTGTTCCCCGCAGCCTGAGGAGTCCTCCGGACTCgccccgcctccgcctcccggccccgcctccgcctcccggccccgcctccgcctcccggccccgcctccgcctcccggccccgcctccgcctcccggccccgcctccgcctcccggccccgcctccgcctcccggccccgcctccgcctcccggcccCGCCTCCCGGCCCCGCCTCCCGGCCCCGCCTCCCggccccgcctccgcctcccggcccCGCCTCCGTGTCCACGCCTCCGGCGCGACCTGGTAGACGCTGAGGCCGAGTAGAGGAAGTTCCCTAGTCTGGTGTCTGACCTCTCGCCCAGGAGGTCAAACCTGGAGCCAGCATTTCTGTACCCTGCGCTCACACCTTTTTCAACCCGGATGGCGGTGACAGTTAATACTTTCTGAGCGCTTTTACTATGGTCAGGCATTATATTTACACCTAGTCCTCGCAAGACCCTACTGGGAAGGTCATTTGAGAGCAGCAATTCCGGGTCACAAAGGCTGACACCACAAAGCTAGTCCATGGCCGGTTCGACCACAGGCACCCATACTTTTTAAGCCTCAGTGGCACAACCAGGTGCGCGGGAAGCGGGCTGCAAACGCCGGAGAGTTTTGTTCCGAGCGCAGACATGCGCGGTTACCGGGCAACCAGCGGGCCCCGCCCCCCGGCCGGCTACGGCGCTCCCAGCCTGCCCCGCGCCGCGCGGCGCCGGAAGTGAGTGAGCATTTCCGGCAGACATCCCCGCGGGGCTGACATCCCGGTTGTTCTTCTGTGCCGGGGGTCTTCCTGCTGTCATGAAGGACGTACCGGGCTTCCTACAGCAGAGCCAGAGCTCCGGGCCCGGACAGCCCGCTGTGTGGCACCGTCTGGAGGAACTCTACACGAAGAAGTAAGCTCCGAGCAGACAGACGGGCCCTGGGCCCCGGCGATAGAGGGAGACGGAGGGGGCGGGCGGGCGGAGAGGCGGGCCCTTGATGGGCTGAGGGCGCCCAGACCCAAGTTGCGGGGAAACGGGGACGTGTAGCGACTGGCTGTGCCGGCAGGGTTTGCTGAGGAACCCCGAGTGGCAGGGTCGAGGAATAAGAAGGATGACAGACCACGAGGGCCAAGAGCTGTAGCCAGGGATGTTTGGGTCTGAGATTCAGTGCTTCCCTAACGAGGGACTGTGACTGAGGCTTCTGAACTCGTCTACCTCGGGTCTTACTAAGACGGTTCAGGGGAAGCCTTTGCTTTTAGCTCTGTATTCCAGCGAAACAAGCAAACACACTTTCAGAACCAGATTGCCACCCACTTTGAGAAACAGATCTTGGTGATTCGCGCTTAGCCTTGGCATGGTGTAACTGTATCCACAGTTATCTTTCTCATGGTCTGGAGTTGATAAACCAGAGGCTAGTGCAGCTTTGCTCTCTTCCCTATTCATTCTGCAACTGGTTGCACCCCGTCCCATTGTCTTTACCTTCCATTGTATTTCTCGCTGGGCTGTGTGCCCCTAGAAAGATCTTAAAGTTTAAGTTTGTTTAGAAACAGGATGAATTGCAGAGCCATTAAATTGTTGCTAAGCACTAATCTCCTTTTAAAATGATAGGATAAATTGCTGGCATTGGGCTGGAGCTATTCCATAGAAAATACATCTCCTGTAGTAACCTCCCTGTTAACCCTAGCATTTAATATAATACCTTTCACATAGATGTTCCATACATGTTTTGATGATGTTTAGCATTCAGCAGCCTTCTGCTATTAGCAGTTTTTGAGAGCAAATTAATGTTTGGCAAATAATGGTTTGTGTTGGATAGCACTTGGTAATTTTCAAAGCATTTCATATGCGTTATTAAATATTAGCCTTTAGGTTTTGGATGAAGCGCTATTTAATCCTTTATTCATCcttttcacagaggaggaaactgaagctcgtTTTAATTGTCTTCCCTGAGATACTAGCTAATAGGTAGAAGAGCCAGAATCTCAAGGTAGATATGTATGATTCCAAAGTTCTCGTTTCCAATCAAACCTCACAGTAACCCTCTGAGGTAATCTAGAATAATGTTCTCCATTTCATACCTGGGAAAACTGAGTCTTAGAGAGAAGTTAAGTGATCTTAAAGTGACATAGCCATTCAACAGCAGAGCCAGGAAAAGAACTCAGGTTTATCGCATCTGCTTTAGCATTCTTTCTACTACACAGTAGACACTGGTTAGTATGGATTTAGCATCTCTTACCAGAAATGCATTGGGgcggcggggcacggtggctcatgcctgtaatctcagctactcgggaggctgaggcaggagaatcacttgaacctgggaggcagaggttgcagtgagccaagatggtgccaccgcactacagcctgggcaacagagtgagactctgtctcaaaaaaaaaaaaaaaaaaaaaaaaagaaagaagaagaaagaaatgcattGGGGCAAAAGTTTTTTGGATTTAGTATTTTTTcggattttgaaatattttcgaTATGTGCTTACCCATTCAGTATCCATgaatcaaaaatctgaaatctgagaTGCTCCAATGGTCGTTTCCTTTGAGCCTTACGTTGGTGCTcagaaagttttggattttggagcattttgaattttggagtTTTGGATTAGAGATACCCAACCTATATTTGTGACTTGATAGGATCATCAAGGCTGAAGGTGTCTGTGACTGGATATTAGGTTAGAGGTCTTAAGGGCTGTATGTTTTTCAGGTTGTGGCATCAGCTGACACTTCAGGTGCTTGATTTTGTGCAGGATCCGTGCTTTGCCCAAGGAGATGGTCTCATTAAGGTAAATAATTTGCGATACCAGGTCAGATTATATGAATGTGCTcaaggactttttaaaataagatgggctttttgctaataataataataataagctacAATTCTTCAGAAGTCCCTTTATGTCAGGTACTGGTCTGAGTGCTTTACACGTCCTTCCTAACGACGCTGCTCAGTAGATACTACTTTCATCTCACTTTTTTGATGTAGAAGCAAACGTAAGACTTTAAGTAACTTACTATAGGTCACtgctaataagtggcagaagAGGATTCAAACACTAACATTCTGGCTTTTTCTAAAATTCTGGCATAAAGTACTATCTTAAAACATGCCTGAGTATCTTAGTTCATAGGCTTCTTTTTAGTACTCtatttttagaaaactgttaTTAGATACAAAGTTCAAACCCAGTTAGAGGGTGGAGTAAGGTGTGAGGAAGATTACTATCTGTGGGAATCTTAGATAACTTCCATCACTCCCCTTCTTTAAGCCACACTGACTGCTTTCCCAGACACTTCTGTCCTGGGTAGTGTGGAAGATAAAGCACCTTTTGTACTTCGGTTGAGGGTAGGTGGGTTGGAGGGAGAGTTCTGAATAGTGTCATGCTGCCTCTGTAATAGAGGACTTCTAGAATTTTTTCAACAGTTTAAAAAAACGCAGTTTCTTTCCTAGCCTTCCCCAGATCCCCTGACACATCCCCACAAATTTGCTCACTGGTAGCCTCCTCTTTGAAGTTTTTCCTGACATCTTACTCTCATTCTGAATGAAACAGAGATTCACACCAGCATTGTAACTGATAGCTTATAATTACAGCTTGAGTCATTTCTCCGGAATACATTACTTTTATATGCTCACAACAGAGCTTACCACCTTACTACCCCACCACCTGGGCTTGTAAGATTTTCTTGTGGTTTATAGCCATCAATTTGACATTTTACTATTTAGAGGAACTTAAAATCATCTGTAAGCCTGGAGATTTTGCTGAACATTCAGTCTTCTGGATTATGTGGGAAAATGATAAATGagacctgcctttttttttttttttctttttgagacggagtttcgctcctgttgcccgggctggagtgcaatggtgcgatcttggctcactgcaacttccacctcccgagttcaagcgattcttctgcctcagcctcccaagtagctgggattacaggtgcccaccaccacagctggctaatttttgtatttcttagtagagatggggtttcaccagtgttggccaggctggtctcaaactcccgacctcaggtgatctgcctgcctcggcctcccaaactgctgggattgtaggcaggagccaccgtgcctggcctgagacCTGTCTTAATACTTGTTCCCTGAGGTTCTAAATCATCAGGATAGATGATTCCTAATTGTTTATCTCTGTCCTTTGGCTTCTTATCTTTAAATCACTTTTCTACACGTGGCAAAATATGGCCGCAACCTCACGGTAAGGTGATGTTTATTTAAGTTGGCAGATCTGAGTTTACTTTTCCCATGGACAgaataaacctttaaaaattgtTGGGATCCAGTCGGCATAAGTGTAAATGGATATTATTTGTGAAATTCTAGTATTTGTGAATTTCTAGTATTTGTGAATTTGTAGTCACCagaagtaattttgactttctgGACTTAGTGGGCTTCTTTTTTAAGGTACTTTTTTAGATCAATAGATGTCAGGAAAGTTCAAACATTTCCCTCTAATAAggaaaatatctttgaaataGTCTCTTGTAgcaaaaatgccatttttaaaattttatttatttatttttttattttttttttttttgagacggagtatcgctgtgtcgcccaggctggagtgcagtggccggatctcagctcactgcaagctctgcctcctgggtttttacgccattctcctgcctcagcctcccgagtagccgggactacaggcgcccgccacctcgcccagctagttttttgtattttttagtagagacggggtttcaccgtgttagccaggatggtctcgaactcctgacctcgtgatccgcccgtctcggcctcccaaagtgctgggattacaggcttgagccaccgcgcccggccaaaaattttatttattattattttttgagacagagtttcgttcttgttgcccaggctggagtgcagtggcacagtcttggctcactacatcctccgcctccctggttcaagcgattctcctgcctcagcctccagagtagctgggattacaggctcccgccaccacgcctggctaatttttgtatttttattagagacaaggtttcaccatgttggccagactggtctcaaacgcctaacctcaggtgatccacccacctcagcctcccaaagtgctgggattacaggtgtgaaccaccacctggccaccattttatttattttggggggcaaggggacggagtctcaccctgtcacccaggctggagtgcaatggtagaactcagctcactgcaacctccgtctccccagTTCCAgccattctcatgcttcagcttcccaagtagctgggattacaagcatgtgccaccacacctggctaatttttgtagttttagtagagatggtgtttcaccatgttggccaggctggtcttgaactcctgtcctcaagtgatccacctgcctcggcctcccaaagtgccgcaTTACCGATGTGAGCCACAGCCTCGGGACACAAATGCCATTTTATTTAGTTGGCTGTTTCTTGTGTGCCTGATTCAAACATGTAATTGCTACAGGGGTGTGTTCATCCTTCTACCTTCGTATCCCAGAGGAACTACAGGCTCTCCTAATCCAAAGTTAAGGTCATTTGGAGGGTCCCTCTCCCACTGTGCCCACACTAGGCACTCTTTTGGCCCGGTTACCCAGGCCATAAGCTCAGGGGTTATTGTCAGCTCTCCTTCTCTGTGACCAGCCCACATCTGAGTGAGTCTGCTTCAAGTTACCCCTAAATCTCTCTCAGAGTATTCATCCATCCTCATTACTGTTGCTCCTTCACGCTCCTGTCTTGGCCACTACTAGCCTCTGACTGTTCTCGGTCTCTTTCACCTGCTGTCCTCTCTGCCCCAGGCATGtttctaaaatagaaatgatCATGTGGGTCCTCTGGTTCAGCCTTGCACTCTGGACAGAGACCAATCTTCAGTGCTTCCTAGTCTGTGTCCCTCAGAACTACTCCTGAAACATAATGTATTTTTGTCTTCAGTGCTTTTGCACATGTTTGTTACTGTCTGGAATGTTCTTCTCTCAGCTTCTTCCTCTCCCACACCACGTGGCCACCTCTCTAACTGTGCTCATTTTCCCGAAACTCAGTATTGCCACTTCTGCAGTAACCGTCTTTGAAGCTTCTCCCTTTGGCTGATGCACttctgtgctttttctttctttctttttgcactTAAACTCACTGtattgtcatttatttgtttaaagacTGTCTTCAGTAGACCAGGAGCTCCTTGAAGACCCATCATTTGTCTTACACGTTCTGTGCTGTACTACCTAGCATGGAGTCTGAGGAAGTGCTCAAGTGTGCTGAGTGGCTAAGAAATTTCAAAATGGCGCACAATTAGCTTTAACCTTCTAAAATCTGAAGGAACTCCATTCCGTTTGATTAGcgagcatttcttttttgtttcaaattttatttcattaataggTGAACAAAATGTGTATTTCAAATCTAATTGAAATTTATCTGAAATATGTTTACGCAGAAGATAGATATAAGATTTCAAGTAACTTATTGTATAGGCCATTGTccgttttaaaatattttcttccaaaaaaaatgcattgaaagtcaaaaaacttattttatacTCCATAAAAGTGAGGTGCAAACTTCTGATACAAGGTTATTTCACTGTCAACTCTGATAAAGATGGGAGGCACAAGGGTTCACAGTTCAGGTAAATAATGCAAACGAAACGCTTCTGTTTTCCTTTGATACAAATTAGAAGCCTCCATTCAGGTCTCTTAATGGAGGCTACTACGTACTTCAGGTCTCTTAATGGAGGCTTTTGCATACCAAGTAGTACCACATACTTGGTGCTGATACTacattatgtctttttctttttcttttttttttttttgagatggagtttcgctcttgttgcccagggtggaatgcaatggtgcgatctcagctcacagcaacctccgcctcccaggttcaagcgattctcctgcctcagcctcccaaaggcacgtgccaccacacccagctaatttttgtatttttagtagagacggtgtttcaccattttggccaggatggtttcaatctcttgacctcgtaatccgcccaccttggcctcccaaagtgctgggattacaggcgtgggccactgtgccccgcTTGTTacgtctttttctttcctttccctttttttcttccctctccttgtTGAAGACTTTGGTCACTGCCTCctgcttttcctgtttttttgtgtCCTTGTTTTTAGTTGAGGTATCGTTTATGCTGCACACAACGTTACTGACTTCATGTGATGGGAAATGTGCAAGACAGAGGCTGCCATCTCCCGTCTGAGCTGGGCCCAGACTCTGCCTTTGTACTAGACATCACAATTCCATTCTCTAGAGTACATTCTCTTTTTCTCAAGAAATGCATTAAGTCCAACTGCTGAACATAGGTCTTGAACCTCTAGCTGTAGGATTTTCAACAGACTTACTTATGGGGTTTCACCTTCCTTGCACAATGGTCTTCTTATTACTTCAACAAACAGGATAGATACAAATAAACCTGTCCTGGTCGGCTGGAGACCACACAGCGGCACAAGCCGTCTTCACAAGCATCCAAATACCAACAGCCCAGAAGCCACAGGGAGAAAACTGGGGGAGCATTTCAATCTGATGTCTATTTAACTTACAATACCTGGAAGAAAGAATATAGGAATTTGTCTGGAGGTTCTTATCGGTCCGTACCCTAATTCCCAAAGCTAGAAGAAACCTAATGTTCCTTAATAATCTGTTGATCATACGTGAATGTAAATAAGCCCTAATATGGTCTCCTGTCATTCTGCAAACGTGCATTGCTTACTGTGTAATGGGCATTGTGGTTTGCACACTCCCAACTTGATAGCATTGATGCAGCTTCTGTACCAAAAATAGTATCTGGGGTCTTCATTTTGCAGAATACAAGACATCCTGTAATTTCTCTCCGTGTTTTGGTTTCACAGCTTTATGAAAACTTTATCAGTGAATTTGAACACAGGTAAAACCCTTTCATCCCTTTTTTACTTTGCAGATGAGTACTTTGATACTCATTGGTACTCAAAGACTGGTGGTTTTCATTTCAGGGTGAATCCTTTGTCCCTGGTAGAAATCATTCTTCATGTAGTTAGACAGATGACTGGTAAGTCTTACTTTGTTTTATAAAGGAGTAGATCCAAGTGGTAGTTAAAATTATCTTGAAATATAAGTTAACTGAACTTTTGTGCTTTCTGTAtccaatattgtatttttattctactttatggTCAAAACCTAAAGATTATCCTACCTAAAGATGTCTTGGTTAGTAGAAACCAGTCTGTTGATGGTTCTTCTGactgttctttcttttccagatCCTAATGTGGCTCTTACTTTCCTGGAAAAGACTCGTGAGAAGGTAAATGTGAGATGTGAGCAATACCTTTTAGGGTATGGATGACTTACAGTTTGTGTCCATGCTCACCATCCAGACCTTGAGAGACCACATGGTCTCTAGTCATCAAGGTTGCGTTAATGTGCAAGTAGCTGGCTTCTTTTGTTAGTCAGCTGCCCACGTTCTgaggtttcttgtttttgtttttgatgtcttAGGTGAAAAGTAGTGATGAGGCAGTGATCCTGTGTAAAACAGCAATTGGAGCTCTAAAATTAAACATCGGGGACCTACAGGTTACAAAGGTGAGCTCACCATATACAGATTTCTCTTtggattaaaattatttaaaactgtaggaaaaaaaaaacctatttttgttctttactatttattttaaaacatttttaaattagagaaaagttgcaaaaataacacaaagaacTCCTATACCTCAACCCAAATTCCCCAttgcaaaccttttttttttttttttttttttttttttttgagatggagtctcgctctgttacccaggctggagtgcagtggtacgatctcagctcattgcaacctccgcctcctgggttcaagcgattctcctgcctcagcctcctgagtagctgggattacaggcacctgccatcacatccggctaattttcttgtatttttagtagagacagggtttcaccatgttgaccaggctggtctcgaactcctgacctcaagtgatccctctgttctcagcctcccaaggtgctgggattacagccgtgagccactgcgcccagcccccgaTTGCTAAGCTTTTACTACTTTtgcctttgtgtgtgtctgtagctTTTTTCCAAAACCACTTAAGAGTAAGTTGCTGATACAATGCCTGCTGCCCTTAAACAAAAGAGCAGTCCCGTGTGACCACAGCACATTCGTCTAATAATGACTCCAACGGCCTCAGTCAGCCCAAAGCACATTGGTTCTCCCTGA
Protein-coding sequences here:
- the PSMD13 gene encoding 26S proteasome non-ATPase regulatory subunit 13 isoform X2, which codes for MKDVPGFLQQSQSSGPGQPAVWHRLEELYTKKLWHQLTLQVLDFVQDPCFAQGDGLIKLYENFISEFEHRVNPLSLVEIILHVVRQMTDPNVALTFLEKTREKVKSSDEAVILCKTAIGALKLNIGDLQVTKETIEDVEEMLNNLPGVTSVHSRFYDLSSKYYQTVGNHASYYKDALRFLGCVDIKDLPVSEQQERAFTLGLAGLLGEGVFNFGELLMHPVLTISIPTAHAPPADRLHPHSSCTPC